In Dioscorea cayenensis subsp. rotundata cultivar TDr96_F1 chromosome 11, TDr96_F1_v2_PseudoChromosome.rev07_lg8_w22 25.fasta, whole genome shotgun sequence, a single genomic region encodes these proteins:
- the LOC120271651 gene encoding translation initiation factor IF-2-like encodes MVSERFLNLFFSRATALDPRTPSSIACAASIRVLRPRQPRPSAASPRAPATPGTPPPRARRLPPCSGLSAPARSASRRSAAHASPASPPDRVARLARRLCASPQRRPRESPQRMALRIPAELQQRPRPASAQRIHNAPPRRPHRPRPPRTPVLPSAPSAPDVAP; translated from the coding sequence atggtatcagagaggtttctaaacctttttttttcccgCGCCACCGCCCTCGATCCGCGTACACCGTCCTCGATCGCGTGCGCCGCCTCCATCCGCGTGCTCCGCCCTCGGCAACCGCGCCCCAGCGCCGCTTCGCCGCGCGCACCAGCGACGCCCGGCACTCCTCCGCCCCGTGCGCGTCGCTTGCCGCCCTGCAGCGGCCTAAGCGCGCCCGCCCGCAGCGCGTCCCGCCGTAGCGCCGCCCACGCTAGCCCAGCGTCGCCGCCCGACCGCGTGGCCCGGCTAGCGCGCCGCCTATGCGCATCCCCACAGCGCCGCCCCAGAGAAAGCCCCCAGCGCATGGCCTTGCGCATCCCGGCTGAGCTCCAGCAGCGTCCGCGGCCTGCGTCGGCGCAGCGCATCCACAACGCGCCCCCGCGCCGCCCGCACCGTCCTCGGCCCCCGCGCACGCCCGTGTTGCCCTCGGCCCCCAGCGCGCCCGATGTTGCCCCTTAA